A window of the Fuscovulum sp. genome harbors these coding sequences:
- a CDS encoding FAD-dependent oxidoreductase, whose protein sequence is MAAIPAKARAVVIGGGVSGCSVAYHLAKAGWTDVVLLERKQLTSGTTWHAAGLIGQLRGSANMTRLAKYSADLYVKLEAETGVATGMRQVGSISVALTEHRREELLRQATVARIFGVDVAEISPSQVKEMYPHLNVSDVVGAVHLPLDGQCDPANIAMALAKGARMRGAQIFEHTKVTGVRQAGGRVTGVDYIGADGEPGFIAADVVVNCGGMWGRDLAAQSGVTLPLHACEHFYLITEPVEGLGHLPVLRVPDECAYYKSDAGKMMIGAFEPKAKPWGMGGIRDDFMFDTLPEDWEHFTPILEDAMNRMPLFQTAGIHTFFNGPESFTPDDRYYLGEAPELGGYWIAAGYNSVGIAGSGGAGMALASWITEGEPPFDLWEVDIRRAQPFQRNRAYLKERVSETLGLLYADHFPYRQMVTSRDVRRTPLHEHLKARGAVFGEVAGWERANWFAKPEQEREYRYGWKRQNWFENQKAEHLAVRNGVGFFDMTSFGKIRVEGRDAAAFLNRVCSAEVDVPVGRIVYTMFLNARGGIEADLTVTRLSETAYLLVVPGATLQRNLAHLRRCLDEEFVVITDMTAAESVLCVMGPKARDLMARVSPDDFSNAAHPFGTAREIEVGMGLARAHRVTYVGELGWELYVSSDQTAHVFEALEAAGEGLGFTLCGLHTLDSCRIEKAYRHWGHDITDEDHVLEAGLGFTVSKKKPAFLGREAVLRKQEAGLSRRMVQFRMEDPEVMLFHNEAIVRDGRIVGPVTSGNYGHFLGGAIGMGYVPCAGESEEAVLASSYEIEVAGVRHRAVASLAPMYDPKSERVRA, encoded by the coding sequence ATGGCAGCAATACCGGCGAAGGCGCGGGCAGTGGTGATCGGGGGCGGCGTGTCGGGCTGTTCGGTGGCCTATCATCTGGCCAAGGCGGGCTGGACCGATGTGGTGCTGCTGGAGCGCAAGCAGTTGACGTCCGGCACCACATGGCATGCGGCGGGGCTGATCGGGCAGTTGCGCGGATCGGCCAACATGACGCGTCTGGCGAAGTATTCCGCGGACCTTTACGTCAAGCTGGAGGCGGAGACGGGGGTGGCGACGGGGATGCGGCAGGTGGGCAGCATATCGGTGGCCCTGACCGAGCATCGGCGGGAGGAATTGCTGCGGCAGGCGACGGTGGCGCGCATCTTCGGGGTGGATGTGGCGGAGATTTCGCCGTCGCAGGTGAAGGAGATGTATCCGCATCTGAACGTGTCGGACGTGGTGGGGGCGGTGCATCTGCCGCTGGATGGGCAATGCGATCCAGCCAACATCGCGATGGCGCTGGCCAAGGGTGCGCGGATGCGCGGGGCGCAGATTTTTGAGCATACCAAGGTGACGGGTGTGCGTCAGGCGGGGGGCCGCGTGACGGGGGTGGATTACATCGGCGCTGATGGCGAGCCGGGGTTCATCGCCGCCGATGTGGTGGTGAACTGCGGGGGCATGTGGGGGCGTGACCTCGCGGCGCAATCGGGCGTGACGCTGCCGCTGCATGCCTGCGAGCATTTCTACCTGATCACCGAACCGGTGGAGGGGCTGGGCCATCTGCCCGTGCTGCGGGTGCCGGATGAATGTGCCTATTACAAATCCGATGCGGGCAAGATGATGATCGGGGCCTTTGAGCCCAAGGCCAAACCCTGGGGCATGGGGGGCATCCGCGACGATTTCATGTTCGACACGCTGCCCGAGGATTGGGAGCATTTCACGCCGATCCTTGAAGATGCGATGAACCGCATGCCGCTGTTTCAGACGGCGGGGATTCACACCTTTTTCAATGGACCGGAGAGCTTTACCCCGGATGATCGCTACTATTTGGGCGAGGCGCCGGAGCTTGGCGGATACTGGATCGCGGCGGGGTATAACTCTGTCGGGATCGCGGGGTCTGGCGGGGCGGGGATGGCGCTGGCATCCTGGATCACCGAAGGCGAGCCGCCGTTTGATCTGTGGGAGGTGGATATCCGCCGGGCGCAGCCGTTCCAGCGCAACCGGGCATACCTTAAGGAACGGGTGAGCGAGACGCTGGGGCTGCTTTATGCGGACCATTTCCCCTATCGGCAAATGGTTACATCGCGTGATGTGCGGCGGACGCCGTTGCATGAGCATCTGAAGGCGCGCGGGGCGGTGTTCGGCGAGGTCGCGGGATGGGAGCGGGCGAACTGGTTCGCGAAGCCGGAGCAGGAGCGGGAATATCGGTACGGCTGGAAGCGGCAGAACTGGTTCGAGAACCAGAAGGCCGAGCATCTGGCGGTTCGGAACGGCGTCGGGTTCTTTGACATGACCTCTTTCGGGAAGATCCGGGTGGAGGGGCGCGATGCAGCGGCCTTTTTGAACCGGGTCTGTTCGGCAGAGGTGGACGTGCCGGTGGGGCGGATCGTCTATACCATGTTTCTGAATGCGCGGGGCGGGATCGAGGCGGATTTGACGGTCACACGGCTGTCGGAGACGGCCTATCTGCTGGTGGTGCCGGGGGCGACGTTGCAGCGCAATCTGGCCCATCTGCGGCGCTGTCTGGATGAGGAATTCGTTGTCATCACCGACATGACGGCGGCGGAGTCCGTTCTGTGCGTGATGGGGCCGAAGGCGCGCGATCTGATGGCGCGGGTGTCCCCCGATGATTTCTCTAACGCAGCGCATCCTTTCGGGACGGCGCGTGAGATCGAGGTCGGCATGGGTTTGGCCCGGGCGCATCGGGTGACCTATGTGGGCGAGCTGGGGTGGGAGCTTTACGTCAGTTCCGACCAGACGGCGCATGTGTTCGAGGCGCTGGAGGCGGCGGGCGAGGGGTTGGGTTTCACGCTGTGCGGGCTGCACACGCTGGATTCCTGCCGGATCGAGAAAGCCTATCGCCATTGGGGCCATGACATCACCGATGAGGATCATGTGCTGGAGGCGGGGTTGGGCTTTACCGTTTCGAAGAAGAAGCCGGCCTTCCTGGGTCGCGAGGCGGTGCTGCGCAAACAGGAGGCCGGGCTGAGCCGTCGGATGGTGCAGTTCCGGATGGAGGACCCCGAAGTCATGCTGTTCCACAATGAGGCCATTGTGCGCGATGGCCGGATCGTGGGGCCGGTGACAAGCGGGAATTACGGGCACTTCCTCGGGGGCGCGATCGGCATGGGGTATGTGCCCTGCGCGGGCGAGAGCGAAGAAGCGGTGCTTGCCTCAAGCTATGAGATCGAGGTGGCGGGGGTGCGGCATCGGGCTGTGGCGTCACTGGCACCGATGTATGACCCGAAATCGGAGCGGGTGCGTGCGTGA
- a CDS encoding aldehyde dehydrogenase family protein, whose amino-acid sequence MTYANLSKFYINGEWVAPLGGTMMGVENPATEEIVAQVALGSVADADRAIMAARAAFAGFSTWSAEERIALLERILAEYNARYEEFAVAMSTEMGAPMAWAREAQAWAGQVHLESTIKAAKEFHWEEMRGDTLLIREGIGVCALITPWNWPMNQIACKVGPAIAAGCTMVLKPSEIAPLSGVLFAEVCHAAGVPAGVFNMVNGSGPEVGARMSSHPEVDMVSFTGSTRAGTAVAAAAAPTVKRVAQELGGKSANIILPTADLAAAVAGGVEGCFGNTGQSCDAPTRMFVPMARMDEALAVAKEAAEAVVVGDPNDPAVTMGPLISKLQFDKVQGLIQKGIDEGATLVTGGTGRPAGLNRGWFARPTIFGHVTNDMTVAREEIFGPVLAVIGYETVDHAVEMANDTVYGLAAYVQGPTAEAIAVGRRMRAGQVSLNYPAWDTFAPFGGYKQSGNGREYADWGIHDFCEVKAIVGHGK is encoded by the coding sequence ATGACTTACGCGAACCTTTCCAAGTTCTACATCAACGGTGAATGGGTGGCGCCGCTGGGCGGAACCATGATGGGCGTAGAGAATCCCGCCACCGAAGAGATCGTGGCACAGGTGGCGCTGGGGTCGGTTGCGGATGCGGATCGGGCGATCATGGCGGCGCGGGCAGCTTTTGCAGGCTTCTCAACCTGGTCGGCGGAGGAGCGGATCGCGCTGCTGGAGCGGATTCTGGCCGAGTACAACGCGCGCTATGAGGAATTCGCGGTGGCGATGAGCACCGAGATGGGTGCGCCGATGGCCTGGGCGCGCGAGGCGCAGGCCTGGGCGGGGCAGGTGCATCTGGAAAGCACAATCAAGGCGGCCAAGGAGTTTCATTGGGAAGAAATGCGGGGCGACACGCTGCTGATCCGTGAGGGGATTGGTGTTTGTGCGCTGATCACGCCGTGGAACTGGCCCATGAACCAGATCGCCTGCAAGGTGGGGCCAGCGATTGCGGCAGGCTGCACGATGGTTCTGAAACCGTCTGAAATCGCCCCGCTGTCGGGCGTGCTGTTTGCCGAAGTCTGCCATGCGGCGGGCGTGCCTGCGGGCGTGTTCAACATGGTCAACGGCTCTGGCCCCGAGGTCGGCGCGCGTATGTCGTCGCATCCGGAAGTGGACATGGTAAGCTTCACCGGGTCCACTCGCGCGGGTACGGCGGTTGCGGCGGCGGCTGCCCCCACCGTGAAGCGCGTGGCGCAGGAGCTGGGCGGCAAATCGGCCAATATCATCCTGCCGACTGCCGATCTGGCTGCGGCGGTGGCGGGCGGTGTGGAAGGCTGCTTTGGCAATACGGGGCAATCCTGCGATGCGCCCACGCGGATGTTCGTACCGATGGCGCGGATGGATGAGGCGCTGGCTGTCGCGAAAGAGGCCGCCGAGGCGGTGGTTGTGGGCGACCCCAACGATCCGGCGGTGACGATGGGGCCGCTGATTTCCAAGCTGCAATTCGACAAGGTGCAGGGGTTGATCCAGAAGGGCATCGATGAAGGGGCCACGCTGGTGACAGGCGGCACGGGGCGGCCTGCCGGGCTGAACCGGGGCTGGTTCGCACGGCCCACCATCTTTGGCCATGTGACCAATGACATGACCGTGGCGCGCGAGGAAATCTTTGGCCCCGTGCTGGCGGTGATCGGTTATGAGACCGTCGATCACGCGGTAGAGATGGCCAATGACACCGTCTATGGCCTTGCCGCCTATGTGCAGGGGCCGACGGCAGAGGCGATTGCCGTGGGGCGGCGGATGCGGGCGGGACAGGTGAGCCTGAACTACCCCGCCTGGGATACTTTCGCGCCCTTTGGCGGATACAAGCAATCGGGCAACGGTCGGGAATATGCCGATTGGGGCATCCATGATTTTTGCGAGGTGAAGGCAATCGTGGGTCACGGAAAATGA
- a CDS encoding trimethylamine methyltransferase family protein, producing the protein MAEAIEGADAGTVGEVCEPTRRASGRSGGRSARVALRSAPLAENVRPVRGGMSGGQYKPLTEAGMAKIHESALEALEVIGLSQAPPSGVKILTKAGAILGDDGRIRFPRALVEDMLTVAARNITLHARDPKHDLELSGTKVHFGTAGAAVHIVDPITLEYRESTAQDLYDGARLVDNLDNIHFYQRTMVCRDVVDNREMDLNTLYACLAGTKKHVGTSFSDPSHVADCFDMLYTVAGGEEKWLERPFVSNSNCFVVPPMKFAEESCITMEDCVRRGMPMLLLSAGQAGATAPAPIALTIVQAVAECLAGVVYVNAIKKGAPAIFGTWPFVSDLRTGAMSGGSAEQALLTAGCAQMHRFYDLPGGAASGISDSKLPDMQAGWEQGITNALAGLAGLNMCYEAVGMHASLLGFCLESLVLGDDLLGQAMRLVRGIDVTEDSTSIEAMKQVCLGGPGHYLGSDQTLSLMQTEYIYPNAANRMSPKEWNEAGKPLLLDTAIRRKNDILAKAGCVVDPEIDAAIRARFNIYFR; encoded by the coding sequence ATGGCTGAGGCAATCGAAGGCGCGGATGCGGGTACGGTGGGCGAGGTCTGCGAACCGACGCGGCGCGCTTCTGGGCGGTCTGGTGGGCGGTCGGCACGGGTGGCCCTGCGGTCGGCCCCGTTGGCCGAAAATGTGCGGCCCGTTCGCGGCGGCATGTCGGGCGGGCAGTACAAACCCCTGACCGAGGCCGGGATGGCGAAGATCCATGAAAGCGCGCTTGAAGCGCTGGAGGTGATCGGGCTGTCACAAGCCCCGCCATCAGGAGTGAAGATCCTGACCAAGGCAGGCGCGATTCTGGGCGACGATGGGCGTATCCGTTTTCCCCGCGCGCTGGTCGAGGACATGCTGACGGTGGCGGCGCGCAACATCACGCTGCATGCGCGCGACCCGAAGCATGATCTGGAACTGTCGGGAACCAAGGTGCATTTCGGCACGGCTGGGGCGGCGGTGCATATCGTGGACCCCATCACGCTGGAGTATCGCGAGTCGACCGCGCAAGACCTGTATGACGGGGCGCGGCTGGTCGACAACCTCGACAACATCCACTTTTATCAGCGCACGATGGTTTGCCGTGATGTGGTGGACAACCGCGAGATGGACCTGAACACGCTTTATGCCTGCCTTGCGGGTACGAAGAAGCATGTGGGGACATCATTCAGCGATCCGTCCCATGTCGCCGATTGTTTTGACATGCTCTACACGGTGGCGGGGGGCGAGGAGAAATGGCTTGAGCGGCCATTTGTCAGCAATTCCAACTGCTTTGTCGTGCCGCCGATGAAGTTTGCCGAAGAGTCCTGCATCACGATGGAGGATTGCGTGCGGCGGGGCATGCCCATGCTGCTTTTGAGCGCAGGGCAGGCGGGGGCGACGGCGCCTGCGCCGATCGCTTTGACCATAGTGCAGGCGGTGGCGGAATGTCTGGCGGGCGTTGTCTATGTGAACGCGATCAAGAAAGGGGCGCCGGCGATCTTTGGCACATGGCCCTTTGTCAGCGATCTGCGGACGGGGGCGATGTCGGGCGGGAGTGCGGAACAAGCCCTGCTGACGGCGGGCTGCGCGCAGATGCATCGGTTCTATGATCTGCCCGGTGGCGCGGCGTCGGGGATTTCCGACAGCAAACTGCCTGACATGCAGGCCGGTTGGGAGCAGGGCATCACGAATGCGCTGGCCGGTCTGGCGGGGTTGAACATGTGCTATGAGGCGGTGGGGATGCATGCATCGCTGCTGGGCTTCTGTCTGGAGTCATTGGTACTGGGCGATGACCTGCTGGGGCAGGCGATGCGGCTGGTGCGGGGGATCGACGTGACCGAGGATTCCACCAGCATCGAGGCGATGAAGCAGGTCTGTCTGGGTGGACCCGGGCATTATCTGGGGTCGGATCAGACGCTGAGCCTGATGCAGACGGAATACATCTATCCCAATGCGGCCAACCGCATGAGTCCCAAGGAATGGAACGAGGCCGGAAAGCCGCTGTTGCTGGATACGGCAATCCGGCGCAAGAATGACATACTGGCTAAGGCCGGCTGCGTGGTCGATCCCGAGATCGATGCCGCGATCCGGGCGCGCTTCAACATCTATTTCCGGTGA